A single genomic interval of Deltaproteobacteria bacterium harbors:
- a CDS encoding sigma-54-dependent Fis family transcriptional regulator gives MTLWCSGQLSFVTAVQCLTTTQLLPSLTSLTPGDTVLVDLDHPGELEVDQVIDGARRLECRVIAACHPENVQRVVQAVQRGAEHVILKPVRAGDLAPYTKVAAPARVADVHSWRAMYAKEIVGESRALVQALTMGMHASEVDCPILVTGESGTGKELFARALHRGSPRRAAPCIPVNCPAIPKELVESELFGHAKGAFTGAATARVGRFAAADSGTLFLDEIGEMDLNIQSKLLRVLQDYEITPVGESRSQKVNVRIIAATNRDLEAMSDQGTFREDLFYRLNVVQIHLPSLQERRDDIPGLVRYFLETVSEQRALPAPTLTPSVEDALLRFRWPGNVRQLRNVIERLVILHRGQRVELEHLPPSITREQAQPAQESTGPEPMLPAEGFDLRSALQRFEESMISKALSQTGGNRNQAAKILGLNRTTLVEKLRKLPQFVTGQD, from the coding sequence ATGACCCTTTGGTGTAGCGGGCAGCTTTCCTTCGTCACCGCCGTTCAGTGCCTCACCACCACGCAGCTCCTCCCCTCGCTCACCAGCCTGACGCCGGGTGACACGGTGCTCGTGGACCTGGATCATCCGGGCGAGCTGGAGGTGGATCAGGTGATCGACGGCGCGCGGCGCCTCGAGTGCCGCGTGATCGCCGCCTGCCATCCCGAGAACGTCCAGCGGGTCGTGCAGGCCGTGCAGCGCGGCGCCGAGCACGTGATCTTGAAGCCCGTGCGCGCCGGCGACCTCGCCCCCTACACCAAGGTGGCTGCCCCGGCCCGCGTGGCCGATGTGCACTCGTGGCGGGCGATGTACGCCAAGGAGATCGTCGGCGAGTCGCGGGCGCTCGTGCAGGCCCTGACCATGGGCATGCACGCCTCCGAAGTGGATTGCCCGATCCTCGTCACCGGCGAGAGCGGTACGGGCAAGGAGCTCTTCGCGCGGGCGCTGCATCGCGGGAGCCCGCGGCGCGCGGCCCCCTGCATCCCGGTCAACTGTCCCGCCATTCCGAAGGAGCTCGTGGAGAGCGAGCTCTTCGGGCACGCCAAGGGAGCCTTCACCGGGGCCGCGACGGCGCGGGTCGGCCGCTTCGCCGCGGCGGACAGCGGCACCCTGTTCCTCGACGAGATCGGGGAGATGGATCTGAATATCCAGAGCAAGCTGCTCCGGGTGCTGCAGGACTACGAGATCACCCCGGTGGGCGAGAGCCGCTCGCAGAAGGTGAACGTACGCATCATCGCCGCCACGAATCGAGACCTGGAGGCGATGTCCGACCAGGGGACCTTTCGCGAGGACCTCTTCTACCGGCTCAACGTGGTCCAGATCCACCTGCCGTCGCTACAGGAACGGCGCGACGACATCCCGGGCCTCGTACGGTACTTCCTCGAGACGGTGAGCGAGCAGCGTGCCCTACCGGCACCCACCTTGACCCCCTCGGTCGAGGACGCGCTCCTGCGCTTCCGGTGGCCCGGCAACGTGCGTCAGCTCCGCAACGTGATCGAGCGGCTGGTCATCCTGCACCGCGGCCAGCGGGTGGAGCTCGAGCACCTCCCCCCGAGCATCACCCGCGAGCAGGCTCAGCCCGCCCAGGAGAGCACCGGACCGGAGCCGATGCTGCCCGCGGAGGGCTTCGATCTGCGGAGCGCGCTCCAGCGCTTCGAGGAGTCGATGATCAGCAAGGCGCTCAGCCAGACGGGCGGCAACCGGAACCAGGCGGCCAAGATCCTCGGCCTGAACCGCACCACCCTCGTCGAGAAGCTGCGCAAGCTCCCCCAGTTCGTGACCGGCCAGGACTGA
- a CDS encoding flagellar FlbD family protein, translated as MIKLTRLNKSTLVVNSDLIEFMEVTPDTVITLITGEKIMVAEGIDDIISRIIAFRRATGGRYPHTNAFRALSDPQAPSDYEDLERARVQDPRGDD; from the coding sequence ATGATCAAGCTAACCCGACTCAACAAGTCGACCCTGGTGGTCAACTCCGACCTGATCGAGTTCATGGAGGTGACCCCCGATACGGTGATCACCCTCATCACGGGGGAGAAGATCATGGTCGCCGAGGGGATCGACGACATCATCAGCCGCATCATCGCCTTTCGCCGCGCCACGGGTGGTCGCTATCCCCACACGAACGCCTTCCGGGCGCTGAGTGACCCCCAGGCGCCGTCGGACTACGAGGATCTCGAGCGCGCCCGCGTGCAGGACCCCAGAGGAGACGACTAA
- the flgC gene encoding flagellar basal body rod protein FlgC, which translates to MSFMNALEIAASGLAASRTRMNVTAANVANANTTRGADGGPYKRQDPVLQAVPVAQPFGQMLRDRLSASLRGVQVTGVVQDQRAPRQVYDPSHPDADARGMVAMPNVNLVEEMVDMITASRAYEAGVTTIQTLKSMANKALSIGR; encoded by the coding sequence ATGAGCTTCATGAACGCTCTCGAGATCGCGGCCTCCGGACTCGCCGCGTCCCGTACGCGCATGAACGTCACCGCCGCCAACGTGGCGAACGCCAACACCACGCGCGGCGCCGACGGAGGCCCGTACAAGCGGCAGGATCCGGTCCTGCAGGCCGTTCCGGTGGCGCAGCCCTTCGGGCAGATGCTCCGCGACCGCCTGAGCGCGTCGCTCCGCGGCGTGCAGGTTACGGGGGTCGTGCAGGACCAGCGCGCCCCGCGGCAGGTGTACGACCCGAGCCACCCCGACGCCGACGCGCGCGGCATGGTGGCCATGCCGAACGTGAACCTCGTGGAAGAGATGGTGGACATGATCACCGCGTCCCGCGCCTACGAGGCGGGGGTGACGACGATCCAAACCCTGAAGTCGATGGCCAACAAGGCCCTGTCGATCGGGAGGTAA
- a CDS encoding N-acetylneuraminate synthase family protein, with protein sequence MAGDRRQSTPVSRIGEIVRERTYVIAEIGQNHQGDLSIARELVRTAKLCGADAVKSQKRDIRTLLTPEEYAKPYDSPHSFGKTYGEHREALELSREAHAELLAYANELGLEYFCSPWDVPSARLLHEIGTPLFKVPSAALTQHALLRELASYRKPIILSTGMSTLDEIDAAVGVLSGAELYLMQCTSAYPATFDSINLRAVPTLAERYERPVGLSGHHKGIAVDAAAVALGARLLERHFTLDRTWRGTDHAASLEPTGLSRLVRDVRAVETSMGDGVKRLQECELASRAKLRGVRQQTKAEAA encoded by the coding sequence ATGGCGGGAGATCGTCGGCAGTCCACCCCCGTTTCGCGCATCGGCGAGATCGTCCGGGAGCGCACCTACGTCATCGCGGAGATCGGCCAGAACCACCAGGGCGACCTCTCCATCGCGCGCGAGCTCGTGCGCACGGCGAAGCTCTGCGGCGCCGACGCGGTGAAGTCCCAGAAGCGGGACATCCGCACCCTGCTCACCCCCGAGGAGTACGCGAAGCCCTACGACTCGCCGCACTCCTTCGGCAAGACCTACGGCGAGCACCGCGAGGCGCTCGAGCTCTCTCGCGAGGCGCACGCGGAGCTCCTGGCGTACGCGAACGAGCTCGGCCTCGAGTACTTCTGCAGCCCGTGGGACGTGCCGAGCGCGCGGCTCCTGCACGAGATCGGCACGCCGCTCTTCAAGGTGCCGTCGGCCGCGCTCACGCAGCACGCGCTGCTCCGCGAGCTCGCCTCGTACCGCAAGCCGATCATCCTCTCGACGGGGATGTCGACGCTCGACGAGATCGACGCGGCGGTCGGCGTGCTCTCCGGCGCCGAGCTCTACCTGATGCAGTGTACCTCGGCCTACCCGGCGACCTTCGACTCCATCAACCTGCGCGCGGTCCCGACCCTCGCCGAGCGCTACGAGCGCCCGGTGGGGCTCTCCGGCCACCACAAGGGGATCGCGGTGGACGCCGCCGCGGTGGCCCTCGGCGCACGGCTGCTCGAACGGCACTTCACCCTGGACCGCACCTGGCGCGGCACGGACCACGCGGCCAGCCTCGAGCCCACCGGCCTCTCGCGCCTGGTGCGCGACGTGCGCGCGGTCGAGACCTCGATGGGAGACGGCGTGAAACGCCTGCAAGAGTGCGAGCTCGCCTCCCGCGCCAAGCTGCGCGGCGTGCGCCAGCAGACCAAGGCGGAGGCGGCGTGA
- a CDS encoding acylneuraminate cytidylyltransferase family protein, producing the protein MGAKPYVAAVIPARGGSTRLPGKNVALLGGRPLIAHTISAALGARSVDEVFVSTDHQEIANVSRRWGAQVIQRPAELATAQSPTEPCLIHAVRAIEARRGHPVDVLVLLQPTSPLRGAGRIDQAVRLLVESGCDSVASVVKDIHYYFLGELGPQSELKVGYDPNNRLRTQDIPPRYRENGAIYVMTREQLMDRGCRMGGDLRALVMDETESVDIDTMLDLQHCELLLPRTSAGELVRPATVETPALTAA; encoded by the coding sequence ATGGGCGCGAAGCCGTACGTGGCGGCCGTGATTCCGGCGCGAGGCGGTTCGACGCGCCTTCCGGGCAAGAACGTGGCGCTCCTCGGCGGTAGACCGCTCATCGCGCACACCATCTCCGCAGCGCTGGGAGCCCGGAGCGTGGACGAGGTGTTCGTGAGCACCGACCACCAGGAGATCGCGAACGTCTCGCGGCGCTGGGGGGCGCAGGTGATCCAGCGGCCGGCGGAGCTCGCCACGGCGCAGTCTCCGACGGAGCCGTGTCTCATCCACGCGGTGCGCGCCATCGAGGCCCGTCGCGGCCACCCGGTGGACGTGCTGGTCCTGCTCCAGCCCACCTCGCCGCTGCGCGGGGCGGGACGCATCGACCAGGCCGTCCGGCTGCTCGTCGAGAGCGGCTGCGACTCGGTGGCGAGCGTGGTGAAGGACATCCATTACTATTTCCTCGGGGAGCTCGGCCCGCAGAGCGAGCTGAAGGTCGGCTACGACCCGAACAACCGGCTCCGGACGCAGGACATCCCGCCCCGCTATCGGGAAAACGGGGCCATCTACGTCATGACGCGGGAGCAGCTCATGGACCGCGGCTGCCGGATGGGGGGGGACCTCCGCGCGCTGGTCATGGACGAGACGGAGTCGGTGGACATCGACACCATGCTGGACCTGCAGCACTGCGAGCTGCTCCTCCCGCGCACGAGCGCCGGGGAGCTCGTCCGCCCGGCGACGGTGGAGACGCCCGCGCTGACCGCCGCGTAG
- a CDS encoding response regulator, producing MFDRPFTILLVDDEERLLRALARQLRGYHVLVALDARSAFAQLESTPVDLVLTDNDMPGMSGVELLEAVKARFPRVVRGLMSALEPRELASLEARRTVELFLEQPFVVPLAQQLEGMLHGGSALRPPRTTLPEVMDGSC from the coding sequence ATGTTCGATCGACCCTTCACCATTCTCCTTGTGGATGACGAGGAACGGCTCCTTAGGGCTCTCGCCCGCCAGCTCCGCGGCTATCATGTACTCGTGGCCCTCGACGCACGGTCGGCGTTCGCTCAGCTCGAGTCGACGCCCGTCGACCTGGTGCTCACGGACAACGACATGCCGGGGATGAGCGGGGTCGAGCTGCTGGAGGCGGTGAAGGCGCGTTTCCCGAGGGTCGTGCGCGGCTTGATGAGCGCGCTCGAGCCCCGGGAGCTGGCGAGCCTCGAGGCCCGCCGCACGGTGGAGCTCTTCCTCGAACAGCCCTTCGTGGTGCCCCTCGCGCAGCAGCTCGAGGGAATGCTTCACGGTGGGTCGGCCCTGAGGCCCCCGAGGACGACTCTTCCGGAGGTGATGGATGGATCCTGCTAG
- a CDS encoding flagellar motor protein gives MDLGSILGVVIAAVGIIVGMYLEGGSILQILQPTAGMIVFGGTIGACMIAFPLKTFIQSFKDLKKLIFEPKANGEELIKELVGYAHKARKDGILALEAELPKVKDPFLRKSLGSAVDGVEPKAARAAMELEIQFAEEHGEQVPKVFESAGGFAPTVGILGAVLGLIQVMQHLDNINEVGHGIAVAFVATIYGVGAANLFFLPAAGKLKIKHRQEIVVREMMVEGVIGILEGLSPRLLEDRLRAFVAHEMHKIEKSGGEKE, from the coding sequence ATGGACCTCGGCAGCATCCTCGGCGTCGTCATCGCCGCGGTGGGCATCATCGTCGGCATGTATCTGGAGGGGGGCAGCATCCTCCAGATCCTGCAGCCCACGGCCGGCATGATCGTGTTCGGCGGGACCATCGGGGCCTGCATGATCGCCTTCCCGCTGAAGACCTTCATCCAGTCCTTCAAGGACCTGAAGAAGCTCATCTTCGAGCCCAAGGCGAATGGCGAGGAGCTCATCAAGGAGCTCGTGGGGTACGCCCACAAGGCCCGCAAAGACGGCATCCTGGCCCTCGAGGCCGAGCTGCCGAAGGTCAAGGACCCCTTCCTCCGCAAGTCCCTCGGTTCGGCGGTGGACGGCGTGGAGCCGAAGGCCGCGCGGGCCGCGATGGAGCTCGAAATCCAGTTCGCCGAGGAACACGGCGAGCAGGTGCCGAAGGTCTTCGAGTCGGCGGGCGGCTTCGCCCCGACGGTGGGCATCCTCGGCGCCGTGCTCGGACTGATCCAGGTGATGCAGCACCTCGACAACATCAACGAGGTGGGACACGGCATCGCCGTGGCCTTCGTGGCCACGATCTACGGCGTGGGCGCGGCGAACCTCTTCTTCCTGCCCGCCGCGGGGAAGCTGAAGATCAAGCACCGGCAAGAGATCGTCGTGCGCGAGATGATGGTCGAGGGCGTCATCGGCATCCTCGAGGGGCTGAGCCCGCGCCTTCTGGAGGACCGCCTGCGGGCCTTCGTGGCGCACGAGATGCACAAGATCGAGAAGTCCGGCGGCGAGAAGGAATAA
- a CDS encoding OmpA family protein, which yields MARKRKHAAHENHERWLVSYADFITLLFAFFVVLFSSSQVDQRKVGKLARSIQGAFLELSIAPTPGSRNPIMDRGQFPGDTLQQLERLAKGPKDHKPRVLGSSGLKKLKKKLESQLSAENLSGKVRIGMDDRGLTITLAEGFFFDSGSAAVRKNSLPTLERISRLLRSLGNALRVEGHTDDRPIKTARFPSNWELSTARATYVVSYLIQHFEADPRQLSAAGYGEWRPTATNDTAEGRAMNRRVDIVVLSSEAMTQEPKLKPNLSDDDEKQPASAPAASSGSAPTPASAPTSAPTSAPVTDEKKPAKNAAGAPTGDHKPAAHGH from the coding sequence ATGGCCCGGAAACGAAAACACGCGGCCCACGAGAACCACGAGCGCTGGCTCGTCTCGTACGCGGACTTCATCACGCTGCTCTTCGCCTTCTTCGTGGTGCTCTTCTCCTCCTCGCAGGTCGACCAGCGCAAGGTGGGAAAGCTCGCGCGATCGATCCAGGGGGCCTTTCTCGAACTCTCCATCGCGCCGACGCCCGGCAGCCGGAACCCCATCATGGACCGCGGGCAGTTCCCCGGAGACACGCTGCAGCAGCTCGAGCGGCTGGCCAAGGGACCCAAGGACCACAAGCCGCGCGTGCTCGGTAGCTCGGGGCTCAAGAAGCTCAAGAAGAAGCTCGAATCGCAGCTCTCGGCGGAGAACCTCTCGGGCAAGGTCCGCATCGGCATGGACGACCGCGGCCTGACCATCACGCTCGCCGAGGGGTTCTTCTTCGACTCGGGCTCGGCGGCGGTCCGCAAGAACTCGCTCCCCACGCTGGAGCGCATCTCACGCCTCTTGCGCTCGCTCGGCAACGCCCTGCGCGTCGAGGGACATACCGACGACAGGCCGATCAAGACCGCGCGCTTCCCCTCCAACTGGGAGCTCTCGACCGCGCGGGCGACCTACGTGGTCTCGTACCTCATCCAGCACTTCGAGGCGGACCCGCGGCAGCTCTCCGCCGCCGGCTACGGCGAGTGGCGGCCCACGGCCACGAACGATACGGCCGAGGGGCGGGCCATGAACCGGCGCGTGGACATCGTGGTGCTGAGCAGCGAGGCCATGACGCAGGAGCCCAAGCTCAAGCCCAACCTCTCCGACGACGACGAGAAGCAGCCGGCCAGCGCACCGGCGGCCTCGTCCGGCAGCGCCCCCACGCCCGCCTCCGCCCCCACGTCCGCGCCCACGAGCGCCCCGGTGACCGACGAGAAGAAGCCGGCAAAGAACGCCGCGGGCGCTCCCACCGGAGACCACAAGCCCGCCGCGCACGGGCACTGA
- the flgB gene encoding flagellar basal body rod protein FlgB encodes MKGVFGDLSPLERSLDYHQFRQELLTSNVANAETPGYRPLDVNFQASLDKAGTLAVTNEGHLPAGPGERMQSGVFADPSATAGNDGNAVSLEREMAKLSANSIRYRAAAEMISRHIGMLRYAATDGQRR; translated from the coding sequence ATGAAGGGTGTATTCGGAGACCTTAGCCCCCTCGAGCGCAGCCTGGACTATCACCAGTTCCGGCAGGAGCTGCTGACGTCCAACGTGGCGAACGCCGAGACGCCCGGTTACCGGCCCCTCGACGTGAACTTCCAGGCCTCCCTGGACAAGGCCGGCACCCTCGCGGTCACGAACGAAGGCCATCTGCCCGCGGGGCCCGGTGAGCGGATGCAGTCGGGGGTCTTCGCCGATCCGAGCGCCACGGCGGGCAACGACGGCAACGCGGTCAGCCTCGAGCGGGAGATGGCCAAGCTCTCGGCCAACAGCATCCGCTACCGCGCGGCCGCGGAGATGATCTCGCGCCACATCGGCATGCTCAGATACGCCGCCACCGACGGGCAGCGGCGCTAG
- a CDS encoding response regulator, with translation MPLETRSDPADILLVEDAAEDIRATEEALRELRLPHRLQVCRDGQEALDRVRRRGQHETSPRPDLVLLDLNLPMVGGHEVLAALKNDPELRQIPVLVLSSSASSSDRDRALALGANTYLTKPVDFDEFLGLMRDIDRFWLHRGRRTAQ, from the coding sequence ATGCCCCTCGAGACGCGGTCGGACCCGGCGGACATCTTGTTGGTGGAGGACGCCGCGGAGGACATCCGGGCCACGGAAGAGGCGCTGCGCGAGCTCCGGCTGCCGCACCGGCTCCAGGTCTGCCGGGACGGGCAAGAAGCCCTCGACCGGGTCCGGCGACGGGGCCAGCACGAGACCTCGCCGCGCCCTGACCTCGTGCTCCTCGACCTGAACCTCCCCATGGTCGGAGGGCACGAGGTGCTCGCGGCGCTCAAGAACGACCCCGAGCTGCGGCAGATACCTGTCCTGGTGCTCAGCTCCTCGGCCTCGAGCTCGGACCGAGACCGCGCGCTGGCCCTGGGAGCGAACACCTACCTCACCAAGCCGGTGGACTTCGACGAGTTCCTCGGGCTCATGCGGGACATCGACCGCTTCTGGCTGCACCGCGGACGACGCACCGCGCAGTAG
- a CDS encoding PAS domain S-box protein, with protein sequence MTAKHAIAQQALEETEARARAVLDTAAEAIVTVDDEGRAETYNAAARRIFGYRAEEVLSRPVALLFPWPLPAELPRPNGTSPASRGEVLTRGHRLTGRRKDGTQVPLELSVSLLRVGTRAIYTCIARDITARVQAEAALEVRSEELARSNAELEQFAYIASHDLQQPLRSVVTFLQLLSRRYQGKLDTQADEYITFAVDGAKRMQTLISDLLAYSRVQRAETPPARVELNALLTEVQENLRGSIEAAGAQLVVWPLPTVLGQSSQLVQLFQNLVDNAIKFRGSATPRVEIGFEARGDEWVFHVKDNGIGLDPAYADKIFVLFQRLHGRGEYPGTGVGLAVAKKIVEQHGGRIWVESRPGQGSTFFFTLPAQTA encoded by the coding sequence ATGACGGCCAAGCACGCCATCGCCCAGCAAGCCCTCGAGGAGACCGAGGCGCGCGCGCGGGCCGTCCTCGACACCGCCGCCGAGGCGATCGTCACCGTCGACGACGAGGGGCGGGCCGAGACCTACAACGCCGCGGCGCGGCGCATCTTCGGCTACCGGGCCGAGGAGGTGCTGAGCCGGCCCGTCGCCCTGCTCTTCCCCTGGCCCCTGCCGGCGGAGCTACCGCGTCCGAACGGAACCTCGCCCGCGAGCCGCGGCGAGGTCCTGACCCGAGGCCATCGCCTGACCGGCCGCCGCAAGGACGGGACGCAGGTGCCGCTCGAGCTCTCGGTGAGTCTCCTGCGGGTCGGCACCCGGGCCATCTATACGTGCATCGCCCGCGACATCACCGCGCGCGTCCAGGCCGAGGCGGCGCTGGAAGTACGCAGCGAGGAGCTGGCCCGCTCGAACGCCGAGCTCGAGCAGTTCGCGTACATCGCGTCGCACGACCTGCAGCAGCCGCTTCGCTCGGTGGTGACCTTCCTGCAGCTCCTCTCCCGCCGCTACCAGGGAAAGCTGGATACGCAGGCCGACGAGTACATCACCTTCGCGGTGGACGGGGCGAAGCGGATGCAGACCCTGATCAGCGACCTCCTCGCCTACTCGAGGGTGCAGCGCGCCGAGACGCCGCCGGCCCGGGTCGAGCTCAACGCCCTTCTGACCGAGGTGCAGGAGAATCTCCGCGGCAGCATCGAGGCCGCGGGCGCGCAGCTCGTGGTCTGGCCGCTCCCGACCGTCCTCGGGCAGTCCTCCCAGCTGGTGCAGCTCTTTCAGAACCTGGTGGACAACGCGATCAAGTTTCGCGGGAGCGCGACGCCCCGCGTCGAAATCGGGTTCGAGGCCCGCGGCGACGAGTGGGTCTTCCACGTCAAGGACAACGGGATCGGCCTCGACCCCGCGTACGCGGACAAGATCTTCGTGCTCTTCCAGCGCCTGCACGGGCGGGGGGAATACCCCGGGACGGGGGTGGGGCTGGCGGTGGCGAAGAAGATCGTGGAGCAGCACGGGGGCCGGATCTGGGTCGAGTCCCGGCCCGGCCAGGGGAGCACCTTTTTCTTCACGTTGCCGGCGCAAACCGCTTAA
- a CDS encoding response regulator codes for MAQSGSPLRLRVLLVDDDPDVGHWFTVRFADEPVELFLAPDGPTALALLSDRAVDLAIVDEVLPGMDGIQVLEQLRSRWPGVVRVMLTGHPSPDVVIGSVNQGGVHKVIPKGLDLEDAKGLLDEVINEGLARVASAGP; via the coding sequence ATGGCACAGAGCGGTTCCCCCCTGCGGCTTCGCGTCCTGCTCGTGGACGACGACCCCGACGTGGGGCACTGGTTCACGGTCCGCTTCGCGGATGAGCCGGTAGAACTCTTCCTGGCGCCCGACGGGCCGACGGCCCTCGCCCTGCTCTCCGACCGCGCGGTGGACCTCGCGATCGTGGACGAGGTGCTCCCCGGGATGGACGGCATCCAGGTTCTCGAGCAGCTTCGAAGCCGCTGGCCCGGGGTCGTGCGCGTCATGCTGACCGGACACCCCTCTCCGGACGTCGTGATCGGCTCGGTCAACCAGGGGGGCGTGCACAAGGTCATCCCCAAGGGACTCGACCTCGAGGATGCCAAGGGCCTGCTCGACGAGGTCATCAACGAGGGACTGGCGCGGGTCGCCAGCGCAGGGCCGTAG
- the rfbD gene encoding dTDP-4-dehydrorhamnose reductase, whose product MSATGTQRRVLIFGGSGLLGHALRAHLEGSGVEVHAPSRSEAELGSLETLRAAVARARPSQIVNLAAQAKVDAAEEDPDQAFRVNALGAQHCALVAAEADLPLVHVSTDYVFDGALGRPLREVDPTGLPPNQYGQSKLLGERLVRETWRRHFIVRVAGLFGPGRSGFVDWVVAQARPERPLTIVADRFVTPTYTVDLARQLAVLADTPYYGTYHAAGRRPASWYELACAALRAAGRDPAGVRPIPDAELPSRVRRPVYSALDNHLLRLRGLETLRGWDEGIVEYLRPA is encoded by the coding sequence ATGAGCGCCACAGGGACGCAGCGCCGGGTCCTCATCTTCGGTGGAAGCGGCCTCCTCGGGCACGCCCTGCGGGCCCACCTGGAGGGCTCCGGGGTCGAGGTGCACGCCCCCTCGCGGAGCGAGGCGGAGCTCGGGAGCCTCGAGACGCTGCGCGCGGCCGTGGCCCGCGCCCGGCCGAGTCAGATCGTGAACCTCGCCGCGCAGGCCAAGGTGGACGCCGCCGAGGAGGACCCGGACCAGGCCTTCCGCGTGAACGCCCTCGGGGCGCAGCACTGCGCGCTGGTCGCCGCCGAGGCGGACCTGCCCCTCGTGCACGTAAGCACCGACTACGTCTTCGACGGCGCTCTCGGCAGGCCGCTGCGCGAGGTGGACCCCACGGGCCTGCCGCCGAACCAGTACGGCCAGTCGAAGCTCCTCGGGGAGCGGCTCGTGCGCGAGACCTGGCGCCGGCACTTCATCGTGCGCGTGGCCGGCCTCTTCGGCCCGGGGCGCTCCGGCTTCGTGGACTGGGTCGTGGCGCAGGCCCGCCCCGAAAGGCCGCTTACCATCGTGGCCGACCGGTTCGTCACGCCGACCTACACCGTTGACCTGGCGCGTCAGCTCGCGGTCCTGGCGGACACCCCTTACTACGGGACCTATCACGCGGCGGGGCGGCGGCCGGCCTCCTGGTACGAGCTGGCGTGCGCCGCTCTGCGGGCCGCGGGCCGGGATCCCGCCGGGGTGCGCCCCATCCCCGACGCGGAGCTCCCGAGCCGGGTGCGACGCCCTGTCTACAGCGCGCTCGACAACCATCTGCTCCGCTTACGCGGGCTCGAGACGCTCCGAGGCTGGGACGAGGGGATCGTGGAGTATCTGCGCCCGGCGTGA
- a CDS encoding PilT/PilU family type 4a pilus ATPase codes for MDPARPDLGRVLQAAFQFGASDVHLKTGAVPMCRVQGLLRPVEFPKIEEGELEMLCERLTGRPAAEFAQLQQTEFSCDWPGAGRFRGHYFQQTRGAAVVLRVIPATIPTLEQLRLPPVVKRICEYTSGLVMVTGATGMGKSTTMASIVATMAKMSCRRIVTIEDPVEFLFEDGASCITQREVGRNVESFQAGLKAALRQDPDVVVIGEVRDRETMEVALHAAITGHLVLTAVHFADTTTSVNGVVGMADAKEQLNWRMRLGDALRAVVSQRLLPRKGGGGRVLATEVLINEPTVRSCILDESKTKGIRQALERGRTEYHTHTMDQSLLELVQNQLISVEVAQSAATSPGDLLREINLRRMA; via the coding sequence ATGGATCCTGCTAGGCCCGATCTGGGCCGCGTGCTGCAAGCGGCCTTTCAGTTCGGGGCGTCGGATGTGCATCTGAAGACGGGCGCGGTGCCCATGTGCCGGGTGCAGGGACTGCTCCGGCCCGTGGAGTTCCCGAAGATCGAGGAGGGCGAGCTCGAGATGCTGTGCGAGCGACTCACCGGCCGGCCCGCGGCGGAATTCGCGCAGCTCCAGCAGACGGAGTTCTCCTGCGACTGGCCGGGGGCCGGGCGCTTTCGCGGGCACTACTTCCAGCAGACCCGGGGGGCCGCCGTGGTGCTGCGCGTCATCCCGGCCACCATCCCCACGCTCGAGCAGCTCCGCCTGCCCCCGGTGGTCAAGCGCATCTGCGAGTACACCTCGGGGCTCGTGATGGTGACGGGGGCGACGGGCATGGGCAAGTCCACCACCATGGCCTCCATCGTGGCTACGATGGCCAAGATGAGCTGCCGTCGGATCGTGACCATCGAGGATCCGGTGGAGTTCCTCTTCGAGGACGGGGCGAGCTGCATCACGCAGCGCGAGGTGGGCCGCAACGTGGAGTCCTTCCAGGCGGGGCTGAAGGCGGCGCTCCGGCAGGATCCCGACGTGGTGGTGATCGGCGAGGTCCGGGACCGCGAGACCATGGAGGTCGCGCTGCACGCCGCCATCACGGGGCACCTGGTCCTGACGGCCGTGCACTTCGCGGACACCACCACCTCGGTCAACGGCGTGGTGGGCATGGCCGACGCGAAGGAGCAGCTCAACTGGCGCATGCGCCTCGGGGACGCCCTGCGCGCCGTCGTGTCGCAGCGGCTCCTGCCGCGCAAGGGCGGCGGAGGGCGCGTGCTCGCCACCGAGGTCCTGATCAACGAACCCACCGTTCGCTCGTGCATCCTCGACGAGAGCAAGACCAAGGGGATCCGGCAGGCGCTCGAGCGGGGGCGTACCGAATATCACACGCACACCATGGACCAGTCGCTCCTCGAGCTGGTGCAGAACCAGCTCATCAGCGTGGAGGTGGCCCAGAGCGCCGCCACGAGCCCCGGGGACCTGCTCCGCGAGATCAACCTCCGGCGGATGGCCTGA